A genomic stretch from Candidatus Sysuiplasma jiujiangense includes:
- a CDS encoding phosphoserine phosphatase — MEAEEISVEEIEQKRDLLNLEAERRRKSRDELNDVTRQFADQRDKHNSEVRKLIEEAGEHKRRRDELNEQVKEAKEQREIWNKKYTDLAAELVELRRTMSPRTGAPISKLKRDLKALEFKQMTSVLTPEKEKEIVEQMSKVQTEIRKRESSLQANPKYSELFKQVNEARDKAEEFHRRVSELAEEAQNEHDRMMELYDTADEVRKRADEFQAKFVEAKIKADEEHRKHIEAIHQVHDYDKLLYGIRQKLKRPYGMEDMERVNREAQEVFERFKKGEKLSTEDIMLLQKSGYL, encoded by the coding sequence TTGGAAGCCGAAGAGATTTCTGTTGAAGAAATAGAACAGAAAAGAGATTTGCTCAATCTCGAAGCGGAACGCAGAAGGAAAAGCAGGGATGAGCTGAACGATGTTACAAGGCAATTTGCCGATCAGAGAGACAAACATAACAGCGAGGTGCGCAAACTCATTGAGGAGGCCGGGGAGCACAAAAGACGAAGGGACGAACTTAACGAGCAGGTGAAGGAGGCAAAGGAGCAGAGGGAGATATGGAACAAAAAGTACACGGATCTTGCCGCAGAACTCGTCGAACTGCGGCGTACCATGTCGCCCAGGACAGGCGCCCCCATTTCAAAACTTAAACGGGATCTGAAAGCACTCGAATTCAAGCAGATGACATCTGTTCTCACGCCGGAAAAGGAAAAGGAAATCGTGGAACAGATGTCAAAAGTGCAGACAGAGATCAGGAAGAGGGAGTCATCCCTGCAGGCAAACCCGAAATATTCTGAGCTTTTCAAGCAGGTGAACGAGGCCAGGGACAAGGCAGAAGAATTTCATAGGCGGGTGTCGGAGCTTGCAGAAGAGGCACAGAATGAGCATGATCGTATGATGGAGCTGTATGATACCGCCGATGAAGTGAGGAAAAGGGCCGACGAATTCCAGGCAAAATTCGTGGAGGCAAAGATTAAGGCCGACGAGGAACACAGGAAGCATATTGAAGCAATCCACCAGGTCCACGACTATGACAAACTCCTCTACGGCATAAGGCAGAAACTCAAGAGACCGTACGGCATGGAAGACATGGAAAGGGTAAACAGGGAGGCGCAGGAAGTGTTTGAACGATTCAAGAAGGGTGAAAAATTGAGCACCGAGGATATCATGCTTCTCCAGAAATCCGGCTACCTGTGA
- a CDS encoding tRNA (pseudouridine(54)-N(1))-methyltransferase TrmY: MTDALPLGSKRFVIFLHDVPRDGSFSLNDLPGSGGRADVAARCLTSALLASNMIRKDATVAFILNAEAETSLEIIIFGSTVRYLNPDERSTASLLRNALLRSVKTTEGFSSPGIYFINAPAAVLLKSISASTTPYYLREDGQPVQSLSIPFTSFLGDHRDLTPGEEKLLESVDPKRISISKRSLHSDQCIVILNWIAENVG; this comes from the coding sequence ATGACTGACGCCCTTCCATTGGGGTCCAAACGTTTTGTAATTTTCCTGCATGATGTCCCCCGCGACGGCAGTTTCAGCCTTAATGATCTACCGGGTAGCGGCGGAAGAGCAGATGTGGCCGCCAGGTGCCTTACCTCCGCTCTTCTTGCATCGAATATGATTCGGAAGGATGCAACAGTTGCATTCATACTGAATGCCGAAGCTGAAACCTCTCTGGAGATCATAATTTTCGGTTCGACTGTAAGATATCTGAATCCTGATGAAAGATCAACCGCATCGTTGCTCAGAAACGCACTGCTCAGGTCCGTTAAAACAACGGAGGGTTTTTCGAGTCCCGGTATTTATTTCATCAACGCACCAGCCGCCGTACTGCTGAAATCCATCTCTGCCTCCACCACACCGTACTATCTCAGGGAGGACGGCCAGCCTGTCCAGTCGCTGTCGATACCTTTTACTTCCTTTCTCGGCGATCACAGGGATTTGACGCCAGGCGAGGAAAAACTTCTTGAATCAGTTGATCCGAAAAGGATTTCGATCTCCAAAAGGAGTCTTCATTCTGACCAGTGTATCGTCATACTTAACTGGATTGCTGAAAACGTCGGCTGA